Proteins from a genomic interval of Microbacterium abyssi:
- a CDS encoding sirohydrochlorin chelatase yields the protein MTALIACSHGTADAAGREAVQALVASVRTLVPEAKVVHAVVDVEHPQIDVVTAAESRRDDVIVVPLLLSVGHHTAVDISRSVQAHPNARQTAPLGTHPLITEVLADRLSSALPDGWHEGDHVVLAAAGSSNPDAVRDVEVAAGRLRDRVPVPVSVGFASASTPRIGDAVAAARAVGAQRVIAASHVLAPGFFAGLVARAGADVVSAPLAPDERIATIVAERFRTAWHAG from the coding sequence ATGACGGCACTCATCGCATGTTCGCACGGCACGGCCGACGCGGCAGGCCGGGAGGCCGTGCAGGCGCTCGTCGCGAGTGTGCGCACCCTCGTCCCGGAGGCGAAGGTCGTCCACGCCGTGGTCGATGTCGAGCATCCGCAGATCGACGTGGTCACCGCGGCGGAATCCCGGCGGGACGACGTGATCGTGGTTCCGCTCCTGCTCTCCGTCGGCCACCACACCGCCGTCGACATCTCTCGATCCGTACAAGCGCACCCGAACGCGCGGCAGACCGCACCTCTCGGCACCCACCCGCTGATCACCGAGGTGCTCGCGGACAGGCTCTCGAGTGCACTGCCGGACGGCTGGCACGAGGGCGATCACGTCGTGCTCGCCGCCGCAGGCTCCAGTAATCCGGACGCGGTCCGTGACGTCGAGGTCGCGGCCGGGCGACTGCGCGACCGCGTCCCCGTCCCGGTGAGCGTCGGCTTCGCCTCGGCATCCACGCCCAGGATCGGCGACGCGGTGGCCGCAGCACGCGCGGTCGGCGCACAGCGGGTGATCGCCGCCAGCCACGTGCTCGCGCCCGGCTTCTTCGCCGGACTCGTCGCTCGCGCTGGTGCGGATGTCGTGAGCGCGCCGCTGGCTCCGGACGAGCGGATCGCGACCATCGTGGCCGAGCGCTTCCGCACAGCGTGGCACGCGGGCTGA
- a CDS encoding uroporphyrinogen-III synthase: MALAGCTIVVAADRRAGDLASALERRGAKVYRAPALSIVRGADDEELLQRTRELIAHPPDIVVVTTGVGFRGWMDAAYENDLAEDLTAALCRTQFIARGPKAHGAIQQAGFVADWVAESETAAEVGEYLLSTRLEGRRIAVQHHGSGADGLDTLLSSAGADVVALTVYRWGPPPDPAIVARSVAQAAAGEADAVLFTSAPGASEWVRSAERHGALTAIRERAARGRLLLAAVGPITASPLEDAGLRTTQAERGRLGSLARCVIGFFGEGGAAPSLVTSAGELSMRSGGVVIGGEFIPLSRTAVSALGALFDVCGRVLSRDEIAAAVPRAGQNAHAVEMAVARLREALRGFEVVQTVVKRGYRLAVEESA, translated from the coding sequence ATGGCTCTCGCCGGCTGCACGATCGTGGTCGCCGCCGACCGGCGCGCGGGAGACCTCGCGAGCGCCCTCGAACGACGCGGCGCGAAGGTGTACCGCGCGCCCGCGCTGAGCATCGTCCGAGGCGCCGACGACGAGGAGCTCCTTCAGCGCACCCGGGAACTGATCGCCCATCCACCCGACATCGTGGTCGTGACGACCGGGGTGGGGTTCCGGGGATGGATGGACGCCGCCTATGAGAACGACCTCGCCGAGGACCTGACCGCGGCCCTCTGCCGCACGCAGTTCATCGCGAGAGGCCCGAAGGCGCACGGCGCCATCCAGCAGGCCGGCTTCGTCGCAGACTGGGTCGCCGAATCCGAGACAGCGGCGGAGGTGGGGGAGTACCTGCTCTCCACGCGGCTCGAGGGCAGGCGCATCGCCGTGCAGCATCACGGGTCCGGCGCCGACGGTCTGGACACGCTGCTGTCCTCCGCCGGCGCGGACGTGGTCGCCCTGACCGTGTACCGGTGGGGGCCGCCGCCGGACCCTGCGATCGTGGCGCGGTCGGTCGCGCAGGCCGCGGCCGGTGAAGCGGATGCCGTGCTCTTCACCTCCGCGCCCGGTGCATCGGAATGGGTCCGCTCCGCGGAGCGCCATGGCGCCCTGACGGCGATCCGCGAGCGTGCCGCGCGCGGGCGACTGCTTCTGGCGGCCGTCGGCCCGATCACGGCATCACCGCTCGAGGACGCCGGGCTCCGCACGACTCAGGCCGAGCGCGGCCGGCTCGGATCTCTCGCCCGGTGCGTGATCGGGTTCTTCGGCGAAGGCGGTGCCGCGCCCTCGCTCGTCACCAGCGCCGGTGAGCTGTCGATGCGCAGCGGCGGCGTCGTGATCGGCGGCGAGTTCATCCCGCTGTCCCGCACAGCGGTGAGCGCGCTCGGCGCCCTGTTCGACGTGTGCGGGCGCGTGCTCTCGCGCGACGAGATCGCAGCCGCAGTGCCCCGGGCTGGACAGAACGCCCACGCCGTGGAGATGGCCGTGGCGAGACTGCGCGAGGCCCTCCGCGGCTTCGAGGTGGTCCAGACGGTCGTGAAGCGGGGCTATCGCCTCGCCGTGGAGGAGAGCGCATGA
- the cobA gene encoding uroporphyrinogen-III C-methyltransferase produces MTAILGLSLTGRRVLFVGGGAVAARRLGRFVADGALISIVAPALAPETHALVREHGIEWHQRAFAHDDVADAWLVHTATGDPAADREVTAACDRQRVFCVNASDGAHGSARMTAQTRSGDVVVGVASDVGVDPRRAAGVRDAIALAMASGRIPLRRRRVTQAGRVDLIGGGPGPIDLMTVRARRLLAEADVVIADRLGPTADVLAELDPDVLVIDVGKRPHHHPVPQEEINALLVEHASAGRRVVRLKGGDPFVYGRGGEEVIACQRAGIPVEVTPGASSAISVPQAAGIPVTHRGTASALHVVNGRGEVTPTTLRALADPDVTTVMLMGVAALPKVVSAARKHGIGADLPVAIVENGHTPRQRTTRSTLGEVDGAAAEVGVRNPAVIVFGQVARAGLLIPSDLRSEENAR; encoded by the coding sequence ATGACGGCGATTCTCGGACTCTCTCTCACCGGCCGGCGCGTGCTCTTCGTCGGCGGGGGCGCCGTGGCGGCGCGCCGTCTGGGCCGGTTCGTCGCGGACGGCGCGCTGATCAGCATCGTCGCCCCCGCGCTCGCGCCGGAGACCCACGCTCTCGTGCGCGAGCACGGCATCGAGTGGCACCAGCGCGCATTCGCGCATGACGATGTCGCCGATGCCTGGCTCGTCCACACGGCGACCGGAGATCCTGCGGCGGATCGCGAGGTCACCGCGGCCTGCGACCGGCAGAGGGTGTTCTGCGTCAACGCGTCGGACGGCGCTCACGGCAGCGCGCGGATGACCGCGCAGACGCGATCGGGCGACGTCGTCGTCGGAGTCGCCAGCGACGTCGGGGTCGACCCCCGGCGCGCCGCAGGTGTCCGCGATGCCATCGCCCTCGCGATGGCATCGGGCCGCATCCCCCTGCGCCGGCGGAGGGTGACGCAGGCCGGACGGGTGGACCTGATCGGCGGCGGGCCCGGGCCGATCGACCTCATGACCGTGCGGGCCCGGCGGCTGCTCGCCGAAGCCGACGTCGTCATCGCCGACCGCCTCGGACCCACGGCCGACGTGCTGGCCGAGCTCGATCCCGACGTGCTCGTGATCGACGTCGGGAAGCGCCCGCACCATCATCCGGTGCCGCAGGAGGAGATCAACGCGCTGCTCGTCGAGCACGCCTCGGCCGGCAGACGGGTCGTGCGGCTCAAGGGCGGCGATCCCTTCGTGTACGGCCGCGGCGGCGAGGAGGTGATCGCCTGCCAGCGCGCCGGCATCCCCGTCGAGGTGACACCGGGAGCATCGAGCGCGATCTCGGTGCCGCAGGCTGCGGGGATCCCCGTCACCCACCGCGGGACGGCATCCGCCCTGCACGTGGTGAACGGGCGGGGCGAGGTGACGCCGACCACCCTTCGCGCTCTCGCGGACCCCGATGTGACCACGGTGATGCTCATGGGCGTCGCCGCTCTGCCGAAGGTTGTCTCGGCGGCCCGCAAACACGGGATCGGCGCCGACCTCCCCGTCGCGATCGTGGAGAACGGTCATACGCCGCGGCAGCGCACGACGAGAAGCACGCTCGGCGAGGTCGACGGTGCCGCAGCGGAGGTCGGGGTGCGCAATCCCGCCGTGATCGTGTTCGGCCAGGTGGCACGTGCAGGACTGCTGATCCCCAGCGACCTGCGATCGGAGGAGAACGCGCGGTGA
- the nirD gene encoding nitrite reductase small subunit NirD: MSVVAADTTAVRVCRIDDLEVERGRAALVGSEQVAVFLLCDGSIQAVSNLDPFSGANVISRGIVGTRGESPTVASPMHKQVFDLRTGECLESQGRPEAHLPVWRVIVSGEDVHLLPPSAAPARHPTLED; encoded by the coding sequence ATGAGCGTCGTCGCCGCCGACACGACGGCCGTACGGGTGTGCCGGATCGACGATCTCGAGGTCGAGAGGGGCAGAGCCGCGCTCGTCGGATCGGAGCAGGTCGCCGTGTTCCTGCTGTGTGACGGCAGCATCCAGGCGGTCTCGAACCTCGATCCGTTCAGCGGTGCCAACGTGATCTCACGCGGCATCGTCGGAACCAGAGGCGAGAGCCCGACCGTCGCCTCGCCGATGCACAAGCAGGTGTTCGACCTCCGCACCGGAGAGTGCCTGGAGTCCCAGGGCAGGCCGGAGGCGCACCTGCCGGTGTGGCGGGTGATCGTCAGCGGCGAGGACGTGCACCTGCTGCCCCCATCTGCGGCCCCTGCCCGTCATCCCACCCTGGAGGACTGA
- the nirB gene encoding nitrite reductase large subunit NirB: MNVTEIVVVGAGMVAHRFVDSLLSRADHAVRVTVIGDEDRDPYDRVGLTSYFSGTTPAELTLEREILADDRVAFIAGDRVTHIDRAGRSVKTHSGRVVPYGRLVLATGSYAARVAVDGADLPGCFVYRTLDDVQALRRFVQRRSGELGRPLRGAVIGGGLLGLEAAGALQSLDVDCTVVQSSDRLMSAQLDLAGGSMLRRLIEARGIDVRTESRTTRLDPDASGCVTALEFQDGSIHRADVVVFTVGVRPRDELARAAQLAVHPRGGVIIDDRCQTGDDAILAIGEVASFGGRSVGLVAPGYAMAEVAATRLLGEDAAFAGYDESAKLKLSGVDVASFGDAFAETAGALDVVYADPVAGVYKKLVLSDDAQTLLGGILVGDASAYGSLRPLVGARLGADPVSYLMPAGGVETPGGDLPDEAVVCSCSNVTAGRIRGAVHDEGCMDAGEVKACTKAGATCGSCVLMVKKVVGQELTKLGQTVSNALCEHFAMSRRQLFDAVRVSELTTFSAVIERFGRGRGCDICKPALASILSVLVGAHVLDGENATLQDTNDHVMANLQKDGTYSVVPRMPGGEVTPAGLMVIGRVAEDFGLYTKLTGGQRIDMFGARLEQLPLIWRRLVDAGFESGHAYGKSLRTVKSCVGSTWCRYGVQDSVGMAVRLELRYRGLRAPHKLKIGVSGCARECAEARSKDVGIIATESGWNMYVGGNGGFSPRHAELFASDLSDDALIQAIDRFFMYYIRTADRLQRTAPWCEDLEGGLDGLRSVILDDSLGVCADLDTAMARHVDDYEDEWAATLRDPDKLARFQSFVNAAQTPDPSLAYVATRGQVRPASPSEREDGSVLIAGTTLAVLR; this comes from the coding sequence ATGAACGTCACCGAGATCGTCGTGGTCGGAGCGGGAATGGTCGCGCACCGCTTCGTGGACAGCCTGCTCAGCCGAGCCGATCACGCGGTGCGCGTCACAGTCATCGGCGACGAGGACCGCGATCCGTACGACCGGGTCGGACTGACGTCCTACTTCTCCGGGACCACTCCCGCCGAACTGACGCTGGAACGCGAGATCCTGGCTGACGATCGGGTCGCATTCATCGCCGGGGACCGGGTGACGCACATCGATCGCGCCGGCCGATCCGTGAAGACGCACTCCGGACGCGTCGTGCCGTATGGCCGCCTCGTGCTCGCGACGGGGTCGTATGCCGCCCGCGTCGCCGTGGACGGCGCGGATCTGCCTGGATGCTTCGTCTACCGCACTCTCGACGATGTGCAGGCGCTGAGGAGGTTCGTGCAGCGCCGTAGCGGCGAGCTCGGACGCCCGCTGCGCGGAGCGGTGATCGGCGGCGGGCTGCTAGGGCTGGAAGCCGCGGGCGCGCTCCAGAGCCTGGATGTCGACTGCACGGTGGTGCAGTCGTCCGATCGCCTCATGTCGGCGCAGCTCGATCTGGCAGGCGGCAGCATGCTGCGCCGCCTCATCGAGGCACGCGGCATCGACGTGCGCACCGAGTCGCGCACCACGCGTCTCGATCCCGATGCATCCGGATGCGTCACGGCGCTGGAGTTCCAGGACGGCAGCATCCACCGAGCGGATGTCGTCGTGTTCACCGTCGGAGTGCGCCCGCGCGATGAGCTCGCCCGTGCGGCTCAGCTCGCGGTGCATCCCCGCGGCGGCGTGATCATCGACGATCGCTGTCAGACCGGCGACGATGCGATCCTCGCGATCGGGGAGGTGGCCAGCTTCGGCGGTCGCAGTGTCGGCCTCGTCGCGCCCGGCTATGCGATGGCGGAGGTCGCGGCGACGCGTCTGCTCGGCGAGGACGCCGCCTTCGCCGGCTATGACGAGTCGGCCAAGCTCAAGCTCTCGGGCGTGGACGTCGCGAGCTTCGGCGATGCGTTCGCCGAAACCGCCGGCGCCCTGGACGTCGTCTACGCCGATCCCGTGGCCGGCGTCTACAAGAAGCTCGTGCTCTCCGATGACGCGCAGACGCTGCTGGGCGGCATCCTGGTGGGCGACGCGAGCGCGTACGGCTCGCTCCGTCCCCTCGTCGGCGCGCGGCTCGGCGCCGATCCGGTCTCCTATCTGATGCCCGCAGGGGGAGTGGAGACACCGGGAGGCGACCTCCCGGACGAGGCCGTCGTCTGCTCGTGCTCGAACGTGACCGCCGGCCGGATCCGCGGGGCCGTGCATGACGAGGGCTGCATGGATGCCGGCGAGGTCAAGGCGTGCACGAAGGCCGGCGCCACCTGCGGCTCCTGCGTCCTGATGGTCAAGAAGGTCGTCGGGCAGGAACTCACCAAGCTCGGCCAGACCGTGTCGAACGCGCTCTGCGAGCACTTCGCCATGTCGCGCAGGCAGCTCTTCGACGCGGTGCGGGTCTCCGAGCTCACCACCTTCAGCGCCGTCATCGAGCGGTTCGGGCGAGGACGGGGCTGCGACATCTGCAAGCCCGCTCTCGCCAGCATCCTGTCGGTCCTGGTCGGCGCTCACGTGCTGGACGGCGAGAACGCCACCCTGCAGGACACAAACGATCACGTCATGGCGAACCTGCAGAAGGACGGCACGTACTCGGTGGTGCCGCGGATGCCGGGCGGTGAGGTGACGCCCGCTGGTCTCATGGTCATCGGCCGGGTGGCCGAGGACTTCGGGCTGTACACGAAGCTCACCGGCGGTCAGCGCATCGACATGTTCGGGGCGCGCCTCGAACAGCTGCCGCTGATCTGGCGGCGGCTGGTGGATGCCGGATTCGAGTCCGGTCATGCCTATGGCAAGTCGCTGCGCACCGTGAAGTCATGCGTCGGATCGACCTGGTGCCGGTACGGGGTGCAGGACTCGGTGGGCATGGCCGTCCGGCTCGAGCTGCGCTACAGGGGCCTGCGCGCGCCGCACAAGCTGAAGATCGGTGTCTCCGGCTGCGCGCGCGAATGTGCAGAGGCGCGGTCGAAGGACGTCGGGATCATAGCCACGGAGAGCGGCTGGAACATGTACGTCGGCGGCAACGGCGGCTTCTCGCCGCGCCACGCCGAGCTCTTCGCATCCGACCTCTCGGACGACGCCCTCATCCAGGCGATCGACCGGTTCTTCATGTACTACATCCGTACCGCGGACCGGCTGCAGCGCACGGCTCCCTGGTGCGAAGACCTCGAGGGCGGCCTGGACGGGCTCCGGTCCGTGATCCTGGACGACAGCCTCGGCGTCTGCGCGGACCTCGATACGGCCATGGCCCGGCACGTCGACGACTACGAGGACGAGTGGGCCGCGACCCTGCGCGACCCGGACAAGCTCGCGCGCTTCCAGTCGTTCGTCAACGCGGCCCAGACCCCAGACCCGTCGCTCGCCTATGTCGCGACGCGCGGCCAGGTGCGCCCGGCGTCGCCGTCCGAGCGCGAGGACGGCAGCGTGCTGATCGCCGGCACCACCCTGGCGGTGCTCCGATGA
- a CDS encoding DUF349 domain-containing protein yields MSADETSKPTPPVPAPPRVPMPPRTPAPAAAPAAPVSPVAAADSADWGRVTDDGTVEVREGDDWRVVGQYPDGTPEEALAYYVRKFDDLAFKVHTLEQRHQTGGASASDLTGQAQKLVTEVTGAAAVGDLASLHTRLTALTETLAEAREAEAKAAKEQVDQAIAERTVVVESIEAVAARDLSKVQWKQVTEEVNALFETWQSQQQNGPRLPKGISQQLWKRFRDARAVVDKGRRAFYAELDETHKAARDRKNALIERAEALAPKGVDGIPAYRALLDDWKAAGRAGRKADDALWARFKAAGDALYAARAEQSAAEEAESAPKIEARKALLEEAKAVADESNIKQARALLTKIQRQWDEVGRIFPREQERALDDKLRTIEQALKSREEVDWKRNNPETKARANDMSQQLLDAIEKLESELAAAEKSGDKKAAKEAADALEARRAWLNALEG; encoded by the coding sequence GTGTCCGCAGACGAGACCTCGAAGCCGACCCCGCCCGTCCCCGCGCCTCCGCGCGTGCCGATGCCGCCCCGCACGCCGGCCCCGGCTGCGGCGCCCGCCGCGCCGGTATCGCCCGTCGCCGCCGCCGATTCGGCCGACTGGGGGCGCGTCACCGACGACGGCACCGTCGAAGTGCGAGAGGGCGACGATTGGCGCGTCGTCGGCCAGTACCCCGACGGCACGCCCGAAGAAGCGCTCGCCTACTACGTGCGCAAGTTCGACGACCTGGCCTTCAAGGTGCACACGCTCGAGCAGCGTCACCAGACCGGCGGTGCGTCGGCGAGCGACCTGACCGGTCAGGCGCAGAAGCTCGTGACCGAGGTCACCGGCGCCGCCGCCGTAGGCGACCTGGCATCCCTGCACACCCGGCTCACCGCCCTCACCGAGACCCTCGCCGAGGCGCGCGAGGCCGAGGCCAAGGCCGCCAAGGAGCAGGTCGATCAGGCGATCGCCGAACGCACGGTCGTGGTCGAGAGCATCGAGGCCGTCGCCGCGCGCGACCTGAGCAAGGTGCAGTGGAAGCAGGTCACCGAGGAGGTGAACGCCCTGTTCGAGACCTGGCAGTCCCAGCAGCAGAACGGTCCGCGTCTGCCGAAGGGCATCTCGCAGCAACTCTGGAAGCGCTTCCGCGACGCACGCGCCGTCGTCGACAAGGGTCGCAGGGCGTTCTACGCCGAGCTGGATGAGACTCACAAGGCCGCCCGCGATCGCAAGAACGCACTGATCGAGCGGGCAGAGGCCCTCGCGCCGAAGGGCGTCGACGGCATCCCCGCCTATCGCGCCCTGCTCGACGATTGGAAGGCCGCCGGCCGCGCCGGTCGTAAGGCCGACGACGCCCTCTGGGCGCGCTTCAAGGCGGCCGGTGACGCGCTCTACGCGGCCCGCGCAGAGCAGTCCGCTGCCGAGGAGGCCGAGTCGGCACCGAAGATCGAGGCGCGCAAGGCGCTGCTCGAAGAGGCCAAGGCCGTCGCCGATGAATCCAACATCAAGCAGGCGCGTGCGCTGCTGACGAAGATCCAGCGGCAGTGGGATGAAGTCGGCCGGATCTTCCCGCGCGAGCAGGAGCGGGCACTCGACGACAAGCTGCGGACTATCGAGCAGGCGCTGAAGTCTCGCGAAGAGGTCGACTGGAAGCGGAACAATCCCGAGACCAAGGCACGTGCGAACGACATGAGCCAGCAGCTGCTGGATGCGATCGAGAAACTCGAGAGCGAACTCGCCGCGGCCGAGAAGTCCGGTGACAAGAAGGCCGCCAAGGAAGCCGCCGACGCCCTCGAGGCGCGTCGTGCGTGGTTGAACGCGCTCGAAGGCTGA
- a CDS encoding RelA/SpoT family protein — MAEATTQAQGSSLRRLVPRIFSRAPRVNDLDNLIRSVRVNHPKGDLAIIERAYKVAKEKHEGQKRRSGEPYITHPLAVAQILAEMGLGPRAIAAALLHDTVEDTGYALSELTEVFGDEVAMLVDGVTKLDKVKYGESAQAETVRKMIVAMSKDIRVLLIKLADRLHNARTWGFVPPEKAAPKARETLEIYAPLANRLGIQTIKSELEDLSFAVLHPKIYAEINSLIAQRTPQREKYLKQVIESINEDLHDLRIRGKVGGRPKQLYSVYQKMVIRGREFDDIYDLIGIRVLVNSVRDCYAVLGAIHARWTPLPGRFKDYIATPKFNLYQSLHTTVIGPSGRTVEIQIRTHEMHQQAEFGVAAHWMYKERMNGGKAIDGPSDTDMTWLAHISDWQAETADPSEFLDSLRFEIGAKEVYVFTPKGRVIGLPAGATTVDFAYAVHTEIGHRTMGAKVNGRLVPLETEVRTGDVVEVFTSKNPEAGPSQDWLSFVKSTRARNKIRGWFTKERREEAIEQGKESIARAMRRQNLPLQRMMSQDSFADVAQQLHYEDVSALYAAVGEGHVSTQSVLEKVTALVAANDTSTGAIDLPSRPRTHEPRSGDSGILVRGASDILVKLAKCCTPVPGDPIVGFVTRGSGVSVHRSDCVNVKALSDQEQRFIEVEWAPTTKSVFRVQIQVEALDRSGLLSDVTRVLSEHHVNILSATVNTNDERLAISRFVFEMGDSVHLDRVLNAVRRIDAVYDVYRVTSS; from the coding sequence ATGGCGGAGGCCACGACACAGGCGCAGGGTTCGAGCCTGAGAAGGCTGGTGCCTCGCATCTTCTCGCGCGCACCCCGCGTCAACGACCTCGATAATCTCATCCGCTCGGTGCGGGTGAACCATCCCAAGGGCGACCTCGCGATAATCGAGCGCGCCTACAAGGTCGCCAAGGAGAAGCACGAGGGGCAGAAGCGCCGCAGCGGCGAGCCGTACATCACGCATCCGCTCGCCGTCGCGCAGATCCTCGCCGAGATGGGTCTCGGGCCGCGTGCCATCGCGGCGGCGCTGCTGCACGACACCGTCGAGGACACCGGCTATGCGCTCTCCGAGCTGACGGAGGTGTTCGGCGACGAGGTGGCGATGCTCGTCGACGGCGTCACGAAGCTCGACAAGGTCAAGTACGGCGAGAGCGCACAGGCCGAGACCGTCCGCAAGATGATCGTCGCGATGTCGAAGGACATCCGCGTGCTGCTGATCAAGCTCGCCGATCGGCTGCACAACGCCCGCACCTGGGGTTTCGTCCCACCGGAGAAGGCCGCTCCGAAGGCCAGGGAGACCCTGGAGATCTACGCGCCGCTGGCGAACCGTCTCGGCATCCAGACGATCAAGTCCGAGCTCGAGGACCTCTCCTTCGCCGTCCTGCATCCGAAGATCTACGCCGAGATCAACAGCCTGATCGCCCAGCGCACACCGCAGCGCGAGAAGTACCTCAAGCAGGTCATCGAGTCGATCAATGAGGATCTGCACGATCTGCGCATCCGCGGGAAGGTCGGCGGCCGGCCGAAGCAGCTCTACTCCGTCTACCAGAAGATGGTTATCCGGGGCCGCGAGTTCGACGACATCTACGACCTGATCGGCATCCGCGTCCTCGTGAACTCCGTGCGCGACTGCTACGCAGTGCTCGGCGCGATCCACGCCCGCTGGACACCGCTGCCCGGCCGCTTCAAGGACTACATCGCCACCCCGAAGTTCAACCTGTACCAGTCGCTGCACACCACGGTGATCGGGCCGAGCGGACGCACGGTCGAAATCCAGATCCGTACGCACGAGATGCATCAGCAGGCCGAGTTCGGCGTGGCGGCGCACTGGATGTACAAGGAGCGGATGAACGGCGGCAAGGCCATCGACGGTCCGAGCGACACCGACATGACCTGGCTCGCGCACATCTCGGACTGGCAGGCCGAGACGGCCGATCCCAGCGAGTTCCTCGACTCGCTGCGCTTCGAGATCGGCGCCAAAGAGGTGTACGTCTTCACCCCGAAGGGCCGGGTGATCGGCTTGCCCGCCGGCGCGACCACCGTCGACTTCGCGTACGCCGTGCACACCGAGATCGGGCACCGCACCATGGGCGCCAAGGTCAACGGCCGCCTCGTTCCGCTGGAGACGGAGGTGCGCACCGGGGACGTCGTCGAGGTCTTCACCTCCAAGAACCCGGAGGCCGGCCCCAGCCAGGACTGGCTCAGCTTTGTCAAGAGCACTCGTGCGCGGAACAAGATCCGCGGCTGGTTCACGAAGGAGCGGCGCGAAGAGGCGATCGAGCAGGGCAAGGAGTCCATCGCCCGCGCGATGCGACGGCAGAACCTGCCCCTTCAGCGGATGATGAGCCAGGACTCCTTCGCCGACGTGGCCCAGCAGCTGCATTACGAAGATGTCTCGGCGCTGTACGCGGCCGTCGGAGAAGGACACGTCTCGACGCAGTCCGTGCTCGAGAAGGTCACGGCGCTCGTCGCCGCGAACGACACCAGCACCGGCGCGATCGACCTGCCTTCGCGCCCGCGCACCCACGAGCCGCGCTCAGGCGACTCTGGAATCCTCGTACGCGGCGCGTCCGACATCCTCGTCAAACTCGCCAAGTGCTGCACGCCGGTGCCCGGCGATCCGATCGTCGGGTTCGTGACGCGCGGCAGCGGGGTGTCCGTGCACCGCTCGGACTGCGTGAACGTGAAGGCCCTCAGCGATCAGGAGCAGCGCTTCATCGAGGTGGAGTGGGCTCCGACCACCAAGAGCGTGTTCCGAGTGCAGATCCAGGTCGAGGCGCTCGATCGCTCCGGCCTGCTCTCCGACGTGACGCGGGTGCTGAGCGAGCATCACGTGAACATCCTGTCGGCGACGGTCAACACGAACGACGAGCGACTGGCGATCAGCAGGTTCGTGTTCGAGATGGGCGACTCGGTGCACCTCGACCGTGTTCTGAACGCGGTGCGCCGGATCGACGCCGTGTACGACGTCTACCGTGTGACGTCCTCGTAG